TCCGAACGGTGGGCGGCAGCGTGCAGGTGGCCGTGCCGTATATCCGCACCGGGTTTGATGCCGCCGAGTCGCAGGCCCGCACGGCAGCACTGCTGGCCGAATTGGCCGAGCGAGAACACCTGCGCGACCTCACCTTGTGGGTTTACACCCCAATGGAGCTGCCCGTCGCCGCCCAGCTTCGCCCCGCCCTGACGGTGTACGACTGCATGGACGAACTCGCCAACTTCCGCTTCGCGCCGCCAGAACTGCGTCCCCGCGAGCAGCAACTCTTCAGGCAGGCCGACCTGGTCTTCACGGGCGGCCACCGGCTGTGGGAAGCCAAGCGAGGGCAGCACCCGCACGTCTACCCGTTTCCCTCCAGTGTGGAGAAGGCCCACTTCGCTCAGGCCCGCGCCGGGCTGAATGACCCCGCCGATCAGGCCCCACTGGGCCGTCCCCGGTTGGGCTTCTACGGCGTCATTGACGAGCGCTTTGATACTGCCCTGATCACCGAGCTGGCCCGCTGCCGCCCCGACTGGGAATTCGTGCTGCTGGGGCCAGTGGTCAAGCTGGAGGAAAGCGAGCTGCCCCGCGCCGCCAATATTCATTATCTGGGCATGAAGAGTTACGCCGAGCTGCCTGCGTATCTGGCGCACTGGGACGTGGCGCTCATGCCGTTCGCGCGCAACGAGGCCACCGAGTTCATCTCGCCCACCAAGACGCCGGAATACCTGGCAGCAGGCGTGCCGGTGGTGTCTACCGAAATCCGCGACGTGGTGCGGCCCTACGGCGAGCAAGATTTAGTGCGAATTGCCAACCGCGCCGATGACTTTGAGGCGGCCTGTGAAGCCGCTCTTGCCGAACGCCACCAGCCGGAAAGTCGGGAGCGCCAAGCCCGCGCTGACGCCTACTTGGCCGGGCTGTCGTGGTCGCAGACTTGGGCCGAGATGGAGACATTGATGAATGAAGCAAGAGGCCGGAAAGCCGCAAAAACCGAGGCGGCAGATGACTGAGCTGCTGCGTCACCCGGTGTCCGGCGGCTTCGATTACCTGATCGTGGGAGCGGGCTTTGCCGGGTCGGTGCTGGCCGAGCGGCTGGCCTCAGAAGGCAAGTCGGTGCTGATCGTGGACAAGAGAGCGCACATCGGCGGCAACGCTTACGACCGCTACGACGACGCGGGCATCCTGATTCACCCCTACGGCCCGCACATCTTCCACACCAACAGCCGCGAGGTCTTCGAGTATCTCTCGCGCTTCACCGAGTGGCGGCCCTACCAGCACCGGGTCAAGGCCAGCGTGGACGGGCAATTGCTCCCCATTCCGATCAACCTCGATACCGTCAATCAGCTGTACGGCCTGAATCTGACCGCCTTTCAGGTCGAAGAATTCTTCGCCTCAGTGGCCGAACCTGTCGAGAAGATTCACACCAGCGAGGACGTGGTGGTCAGCAAGGTCGGGCGCGACCTCTACAACAAGTTCTTCCGGGGCTACACCCGCAAGCAGTGGGGCCTGGACCCCAGCGAACTCGACGCCTCGGTGACGGCCCGCGTGCCGACCCGCACCAACCGCGACGACCGCTATTTTGCCGATACCTATCAGGTGATGCCGCTGCACGGCTATACCCGGATGTTCGAGCGGA
This portion of the Deinococcus rubellus genome encodes:
- a CDS encoding glycosyltransferase family 1 protein yields the protein MDHYSDTNAALICLSHLRWDFVFQRPQHLMIQAALTRRVYYVELPMFGDWDDHLDIRTVGGSVQVAVPYIRTGFDAAESQARTAALLAELAEREHLRDLTLWVYTPMELPVAAQLRPALTVYDCMDELANFRFAPPELRPREQQLFRQADLVFTGGHRLWEAKRGQHPHVYPFPSSVEKAHFAQARAGLNDPADQAPLGRPRLGFYGVIDERFDTALITELARCRPDWEFVLLGPVVKLEESELPRAANIHYLGMKSYAELPAYLAHWDVALMPFARNEATEFISPTKTPEYLAAGVPVVSTEIRDVVRPYGEQDLVRIANRADDFEAACEAALAERHQPESRERQARADAYLAGLSWSQTWAEMETLMNEARGRKAAKTEAADD
- the glf gene encoding UDP-galactopyranose mutase, which gives rise to MTELLRHPVSGGFDYLIVGAGFAGSVLAERLASEGKSVLIVDKRAHIGGNAYDRYDDAGILIHPYGPHIFHTNSREVFEYLSRFTEWRPYQHRVKASVDGQLLPIPINLDTVNQLYGLNLTAFQVEEFFASVAEPVEKIHTSEDVVVSKVGRDLYNKFFRGYTRKQWGLDPSELDASVTARVPTRTNRDDRYFADTYQVMPLHGYTRMFERMLAHPNIKVMTNTDYREIADFVPFGQMIYTGPVDAYFDYRFGKLPYRSLEFVHETHAQEQLLPVGTVNYPNDYAYTRVSEFKHITGQTHAQTSVVYELPRAEGDPYYPVPRPENALLYKKYEALAQATPNVMFVGRLATYKYYNMDQVVAQALTAHRKLSGARVAEETLA